The Clarias gariepinus isolate MV-2021 ecotype Netherlands chromosome 7, CGAR_prim_01v2, whole genome shotgun sequence genome includes a window with the following:
- the kif23 gene encoding kinesin-like protein KIF23 isoform X1, which translates to MIRPTKGKTPRRPPPKKPTNNLKDPVGVYCRVRPLGAGDEECCIEVISSTTIQLHAPDGLKANRNGEFKETQYSFKKVFGIKTTQMELFEDVAKPLVEDLIHGKNGLLFTYGVTGSGKTYTMTGSPGQGGLLPRSLDMIFNSIGPYQAKRFVFKPDDKNGMEVQNQVDALLERQKQENQPSVPKTPSSRQRLDPEFADMIKPEEASKADGVDEDSSYSIFVSYIEIYNNYIYDLLEEAPFDPIRPKWNGAGTPLRHNTEFIPPQSKILREDQNHNMYVAGCTEVEVKSTEEAFEVFWRGQKKRRIANTQLNRESSRSHSVFIVKLAQAPLDADGDNVLQDKNQVNVSQLCLVDLAGSERTSRTRAEGSRLREAGNINQSLMTLRTCIEVLRENQMCGTNKMVPYRDSKVTHLFKNYFDGEGKVRMVVCVNPKADDYEETMLVMRFAEMTQEVEVARPVDRPICGFAAGRRQRNQAFKEELSRRLEERGGPVDGEPSSALSQLLQNLPPLPPCEISDPADDHTLPRFIEVLEKRHRLRQIMTEEYNKAAKMLKSMLQDLDGNLMSKENFIHEQRGKLGEKDKMIQNQKNEIDRLEKKSKMLEYKIDILQKTTNIYEEDKRTLQHELESREQRLQRELSEKKRIEARMQGMVSDEKLRWQKECERRVNAKELEMQNKLWVKDEKLKQLKAIVTESNADTRPDKPQRPSREKDRVPAKRSASPSPMPASEYILSKVVRPAPLSPSSSSVSVASCISEWEQRTPQADRQGSPTSPRGRSRVQGLPGNFSRRRGMCWDRDCEVPVQPADVAVEESGYRTGPVVRPLHRRSHSAGGERWVDHKPTTNVELDTVMQPIVPNSIKVNAPSEKALSKCDKYMLTHQELASDGEIQTKLIKGEVFKTRGGGQAVTFTDIETLKQENAVGPSRKRRSSEKRQDEQKDGDWTDVETRCAVAVEMRAGSNLGPGYQHHGYPKRRKP; encoded by the exons atgatacGGCCTAC TAAGGGTAAGACCCCGCGCAGGCCTCCTCCTAAAAAACCCACCAACAACCTGAAGGACCCTGTTGGT GTGTACTGTCGCGTGCGTCCACTAGGTGCAGGGGATGAAGAGTGCTGCATTGAGGTGATCAGCAGTACCACCATCCAGCTCCATGCCCCTGATGGCCTCAAAGCCAACAGGAACGGGGAGTTTAAAGAG ACTCAGTATTCATTTAAGAAGGTTTTTGGGATTAAAACCACACAGATGGAATTGTTTGAAGATGTCGCAAAACCTCTCGTGGAAGATCTTATTCATGGAAAAAATG GTCTCCTGTTCACTTATGGTGTTACTGGAAGTGGAAAAACCTATACGATGACTGGTTCCCCAGGCCAAGGTGGGCTTCTGCCCCGCTCCCTGGACATGATCTTCAACAGCATTGGTCCCTACCAGGCCAAAAGATTT gtcTTTAAACCAGATGATAAAAATGGCATGGAAGTGCAAAATCAGGTGGATGCTCTTTTGGAGcgacaaaaacaagaaaaccagCCATCCGTACCAAAGACTCCGTCCTCAAG GCAAAGGCTTGATCCAGAGTTTGCTGACATGATCAAGCCAGAAGAAGCTTCTAAGGCTGATGGTGTTGATGAGGACAGTAGCTACAGCATCTTTGTCTCCTACATTGAGATTTACAATAACTACATCTATGATCTCCTGGAGGAGGCTCCATTTGACCCAATAAGGCCAAA GTGGAATGGTGCAGGGACACCTCTGCGGCACAACACTGAGTTCAT aCCACCACAGTCCAAGATTTTGCGTGAAGATCAAAATCACAATATGTATGTGGCGGGGTGCACCGAGGTTGAAGTGAAATCAACAGAGGAAGCATTTGAAGTTTTTTGGAGGG GTCAAAAGAAGCGCAGGATTGCAAACACTCAGTTAAACCGCGAGTCGAGCAGATCACACAGCGTCTTCATCGTTAAACTGGCACAAGCCCCATTGGACGCAGATGGGGACAATGTCCTTCAG GATAAGAACCAGGTGAACGTGAGTCAGTTGTGTCTGGTGGATCTGGCTGGCAGTGAACGCACAAGCAGGACCCGTGCAGAGGGCAGCCGTCTTCGGGAAGCAG GCAACATCAATCAGTCTCTGATGACTCTCCGCACATGCATTGAAGTTCTCAGGGAGAATCAGATGTGTGGGACAAACAAG ATGGTCCCATACAGAGACTCTAAAGTGACCcatctgtttaaaaattattttgatggcGAGGGGAAAGTCCGAATGGTGGTCTGTGTGAACCCAAAGGCAGATGATTATGAAGAAACAATG CTGGTGATGCGGTTTGCTGAGATGACTCAAGAGGTGGAGGTCGCCCGGCCTGTTGACAGGCCCATTTGTGGCTTTGCTGCAGGGCGCCGACAGAGGAACCAGGCCTTCAAGGAGGAGCTGTCTCGCCGGCTGGAAGAACGTGGAGGGCCTGTAGATGGCG AACCATCCTCGGCCCTGAGCCAACTGTTGCAAAACCTGCCTCCTTTGCCTCCCTGTGAAATCTCTGACCCTGCCGATGACCATACACTGCCTAGATTCATTGAAGTCTTGGAGAAACGGCATCGGCTCCGCCAAATAATGACCGAAGAATACAACAAAGCAG ccAAGATGCTGAAGTCCATGCTTCAAGACCTGGATGGGAACCTCATGTCCAAAGAGAATTTCATCCATGAGCAACGGGGCAAGCTGGGAGAGAAGGACAAGATGATCCAGAACCAGAAAAATGAGATTGATCGCCTGGAAAAGAAATCCAAGATGCTGGAGTACAAG ATTGATATCCTGCAGAAAACCACAAACATCTATGAGGAGGATAAGCGTACCTTGCAGCATGAGCTGGAGAGCAGAGAGCAGAGGTTGCAGCGGGAGCTCTCAGAAAAGAAGCGAATAGAGGCGCGCATGCAAGGGATGGTCTCGGACGAAAAGCTCAGGTGGCAGAAGGAGTGT GAGAGGCGGGTAAATGCAAAAGAACTGGAAATGCAGAACAAGCTTTGGGTAAAGGACGAAAAGCTAAAGCAGCTCAAAGCTATAGTTACTGAAAGCAATGCAGATACCCGACCAGATAAACCCCAGCGACCTTCCAGAGAAAAGGACAGAGTGCCTGCGAAGAGATCAGCCTCACCCTCCCCAATGCCT GCTTCTGAATATATCCTTTCTAAAGTTGTCAGGCCAGCCCCCCTTTCCCCCAGCAGTAGCAGTGTGTCTGTGGCCTCCTGCATCTCCGAGTGGGAGCAGAGAACGCCACAGGCCGACAGGCAGGGCAGCCCAACCTCTCCCCGTGGTAGAAGCAGAGTTCAGGGTCTTCCTGGAAACTTTAGCAGAAGGAGGGGCATGTGCTGGGACAGAGACTGTGAGGTGCCAGTTCAGCCAGCAGATGTAGCGGTAGAAGAGAGTGGTTACAGG ACTGGGCCGGTCGTTCGGCCTCTGCACAGGCGCTCGCACTCAGCTGGTGGTGAGAGATGGGTGGATCACAAACCCACCACCAATGTGGAGTTGGACACGGTAATGCAGCCCATTGTTCCCAACTCGATTAAGGTGAACGCTCCCAGCGAGAAAGCTCTGTCCAAGTGTGACAAGTACATGCTGACGCACCAGGAATTAGCTTCTGATGGCGAGATCCAAACCAAGCTCATTAAG GGTGAGGTGTTCAAGACTAGAGGTGGAGGACAAGCAGTTACATTCACTGATATTGAAACACTTAAACAAGAAAATGCTGTTGGGCCaag CCGTAAAAGAAGATCATCAGAGAAACGCCAGGATGAGCAAAAGGATGGGGACTGGACAGATGTCGAGACCAGG TGTGCTGTGGCTGTGGAGATGAGGGCTGGTTCAAACCTGGGACCTGGTTATCAACACCATGGATATCCAAA GCGCAGAAAGCCCTAA